Proteins from a genomic interval of Toxoplasma gondii ME49 chromosome Ia, whole genome shotgun sequence:
- a CDS encoding hypothetical protein (encoded by transcript TGME49_294720), producing MSSLPQQLFGADPSDATSCLHSRDSGASQRERLGETRSAANLPANRHSRSREGEEVDTEESSFELSPEKEPSGRNAESQEANEDLEEAVALALDSGSGFFYSRRASEAPPGRGNRDCLSSSPDGPSQDQGFSLNSDTGPRIGSSLSFSNTNDPSCLSSSTSSRQLSPYIGGAPSSSFSSSSLPSSFSSSLPSSFSSSPPSPSLPSSSLSSSLSSSLSSSLSSSLSSSHLAQAHLSESGFASTSSTEALQWPASAAGCRAASLSSEQDSDFVSPSVSVSRPSAGAAGNARSFAVGVSRPRPRVTARNSHAASGETEDVCVETPDADRDAPERSDSREAGAGSARKLALKLLASDSEEEGRNCRMGAAAGRPRLSGETVDEAENTGQGAALPREFPSLVLPFGVCRNASFDSPRLPPSVSPSAAACASDAAFSPRMHSRRDSPEETLEDKGREEEETKQEGEGEEEDHRGDLHRRRSRSEEQPSVEAKRRRAQKEACEMSSAPQEAPKEFNFPQTQSAVRSDAIDELSWAESRMRQVPGQGTPSEELSESEEPVQQQSRVAVRYIDSPRDEREEASQVVAPGVASAEPLSLRGTCSSVLGCDGGRQGVSPVPGGVEVSRSSLTAHSELEERFEGVREPLFGVEDSRLEETETVQREREEDAESVEEMGVHHAAISVDSGDDDDIAVLDSAGEATEAPEVDADHEAEDEKDEEQETEQLSARLSPRPGSVSASVSVSGETGAEEDEGGEDLEIIAVEEEDDEAVEFIREDQNSRLRRGFGGDAFDFSRFPAPQEARAASVSPPLSGVSQAFSAASRATPETASQPEDDVHVPRCAICLLNLKRRHTDVFRLMEELEEEEAELSGRRGSGEKADGDGAGPGEDGAPASPRRTGEQEGGTEVQAEPAVGEETESWSPGRGRARRRRGAGRKGEKSAVDRAAQRRKYTEKFRALYSPDDNDQTMVTICGHAFCKGCLEHALMVKKECPVCRRKLHGSRQYFPVFF from the coding sequence atgtcttctcttccgcaaCAGCTTTTCGGCGCAGATCCGTCGGACGCGACGTCATGTCTCCAttccagagacagcggggcCTCCCAGCGCGAACGCTTGGGAGAAACGAGATCCGCGGCGAATCTGCCTGCGAACCGCCACAGCAGATCCCGAGAAGGGGAGGAGGTAGACACTGAAGAAAGCAGCTTCGAACTGTCTCCCGAAAAAGAGCCCAGCGgcagaaatgcagagagCCAAGAGGCAAACGAAGACCTTGAGGAAGCGGTGGCTCTCGCGCTGGACTCTGGAAGCGGCTTCTTCTACTCTCGCAGAGCGTCTGAGGCTCCTCCAGgtcgaggaaacagagattGTCTATCGTCTTCCCCAGATGGTCCTTCACAAGATCAAGGCTTTTCTCTGAACTCCGACACTGGGCCGCGTATCGGGTcctccttgtctttttcaaATACAAACGACCCTTCGTGTCTGTCCTCTTCAACCTCTTCAAGGCAACTCTCACCTTACATTGGTggtgctccttcttcttctttctcctcctcttctctcccttcttctttctcttcttctctcccttcttctttctcttcttctcccccttctccttctctcccgtcttcttctctctcttcttctctctcttcttctctctcttcttctctctcttcttctctctcttcctctcatcTAGCTCAAGCGCACCTTTCTGAATCTGGATTTGCGTCAACTTCGTCCACGGAGGCTCTGCAGTGGCCTGCATCTGCTGCCGGCTGTCGCGcagcgtctctgtcctccgAACAAGATTCGGACTTCGtctcgccctctgtctctgtgtcgcggCCTTCCGCGGGTGCCGCTGGGAACGCGCGGTCGTTCGCTGTCGGCGTTTCTCGTCCGCGTCCTCGAGTCACGGCGCGCAACTCTCACGCAGCCTcgggggagacagaagacgttTGTGTGGAGACGCCGGACGCAGACAGAGATGCACCAGAGCGAAGTGACAGCCGAGAAGCCGGCGCCGGAAGCGCGAGGAAACTTGCATTGAAACTCCTCGCCAGCGactcggaagaagaagggagaaactgTAGAATGGGCGCTGCTGCCGGTCGACCCCGGCTGAGTGGGGAGACTGTAGACGAGGCGGAGAACACTGGCCAAGGCGCGGCCCTTCCGCGAGAGTTTCCGTCgctcgttcttccttttgGCGTATGCCGAAACGCGTCCTTCgactctcctcgtctcccgccctccgtctccccctctgcagctgcttgcGCCTCCGACGCAGCGTTTTCCCCACGGATGCACTCACGGAGAGACAgtccagaggagacacttgaagataaagggagagaagaagaagagacgaaacaagaaggagaaggagaagaggaggatcATCGTGGAGATTTGCATCGTCGGCGGAGTCGATCAGAGGAGCAGCCGTCTGTtgaagcaaagagaagaagagctcaGAAGGAAGCCTGTGAAATGTCGAGCGCACCCCAAGAAGCGCCAAAAGAATTTAACTTTCCTCAAACACAGAGCGCCGTTCGCAGCGACGCAATCGACGAGTTGTCGTGGGCGGAAAGTCGGATGCGCCAAGTCCCCGGCCAGGGGACCCCGAGCGAGGAGCTGTCCGAGTCTGAGGAGCCAGTTCAACAGCAGAGCCGCGTCGCAGTGCGTTACATCGACAGCCCAAgagacgaacgcgaagaagcctCTCAGGTCGTTGCACCGGGAGTCGCTTCTGCGGAGCCGCTTTCTCTGCGAGGGACATGTTCGTCCGTTCTCGGCTGCGACGGAGGCCGCCAGGGGGTTTCTCCAGTCCCCGGCGGTGTGGaggtttctcgttcttctctcactgCTCACAGTGAACTGGAGGAGCGTTTCGAGGGAGTGCGAGAACCTCTTTTCGGAGTGGAAGACTCTCGTctggaagagacggagacggtgcagcgcgagcgcgaggaagacgcagaaagcgtGGAGGAAATGGGAGTTCACCACGCAGCAATCAGCGTCGACAgcggagacgacgacgacaTTGCAGTGCTCGACTCGGCtggcgaggcgacagaggctcCCGAGGTGGACGCCGACCACGAGGCCGAAGATgaaaaggacgaagagcAGGAGACGGAACAGCTCTCCGCGAGGCTGTCTCCACGACCCGGAAGTGTCTCCGCCTCGGTCTCTGTGTCCGGTGAAACAGGggcagaggaggacgagggtGGAGAGGACCTGGAGATCATCGCtgtcgaggaggaagacgatgaGGCCGTCGAGTTTATCCGAGAAGATCAAAACAGTCGCCTACGCCGGGGGTTCGGTGGAGACGCGTTCGATTTCTCGCGGTTTCCAGCGCCCCAGGAGGCCCGCGCTGCCTCAGTGTCTCCGCCGCTCTCCGGGGTCTCTCAGGCCTTCAGCGCGGCGTCTCGGGCGACTCCGGAGACGGCGTCGCAGCCTGAGGACGATGTCCATGTGCCGCGGTGCGCGATCTGTCTCCTGAACCTGAagcgcagacacacagacgtTTTTCGTTTGATGGAGGagctggaagaagaagaggcggaacTGAGTGGACGACGAGGgtctggagagaaggcggacgGCGACGGAGCTGGAcctggagaagacggcgcGCCGGCATCTCCGCGTCGGACAGGAGAGCAAGAAGGGGGCACAGAGGTCCAGGCGGAGCCGGCGGTCGGCGAAGAGACCGAGAGCTGGAGCCCCGGGAGGGGACGCGCTCGACGGCGACGCGGGGCCGGtcgaaagggagagaagtcCGCGGTCGATAGGGCagcacagagacgaaagtaCACAGAGAAGTTCCGGGCGCTCTACTCGCCAGATGACAACGATCAAACCATGGTCACGATCTGTGGGCATGCTTTCTGCAAAGGATGTCTCGAGCATGCGCTCATGGTCAAAAAGGAGTGCCCAGTGTGTCGACGAAAACTCCACGGGAGTCGACAGtactttcctgtctttttctga